A single region of the Salvia miltiorrhiza cultivar Shanhuang (shh) chromosome 8, IMPLAD_Smil_shh, whole genome shotgun sequence genome encodes:
- the LOC130996852 gene encoding protein DUF642 L-GALACTONO-1,4-LACTONE-RESPONSIVE GENE 2-like, whose amino-acid sequence MALKTTVLLSLYFLYTVSASFEGLLPNGNFEETPKSTDMKKTVLQGRHALPKWEISGLVEYISGGPQPGGMYFAVAHGVHAVRLGNEASVSQAIPVRNGSLYALTFGASRTCAQNEVLRVSVPLQSGDLPLQTLYSSNGGDTYAWGFRATSNSVKVVFHNPGMQEDPDCGHLLDAVAIKELTLPTATKANLVKNGGFEEGPHILLNSSHGVLLPPKQEDSTSPLPGWIIESLKAVKFIDSNHFNVPSGKSAVELVAGRESAIAQVIRTVPNKAYSLKFAVGDAKNGCHGSMMVEAFAANATMKAPFKSQGKGKFEGFSFRFTATSDRTRLTFFSSFYHTKVQDYGSLCGPVLDQVEVLPLKM is encoded by the coding sequence ATGGCGCTGAAGACTACTGTCTTGCTCTCTCTCTACTTTCTCTACACAGTTTCTGCTTCTTTCGAAGGGCTGCTTCCCAATGGAAACTTCGAGGAGACCCCGAAGAGCACAGACATGAAGAAAACGGTGCTCCAGGGGCGTCACGCCCTCCCCAAATGGGAGATCAGCGGCCTGGTCGAGTACATTTCCGGCGGGCCCCAGCCAGGGGGGATGTACTTCGCGGTGGCGCACGGCGTCCACGCGGTGCGCCTCGGCAACGAGGCCTCCGTCTCCCAGGCCATCCCCGTCCGGAACGGCTCCCTCTACGCGCTCACGTTCGGCGCGTCTCGGACCTGCGCGCAGAACGAGGTGCTGCGCGTGTCTGTGCCGCTGCAGTCCGGCGATCTCCCCCTCCAGACGCTCTACAGCAGCAACGGCGGCGACACCTACGCCTGGGGGTTCCGCGCCACCTCCAACTCCGTCAAGGTCGTCTTCCACAACCCCGGGATGCAGGAAGATCCCGACTGCGGCCACCTCCTCGACGCCGTCGCCATCAAGGAGCTCACCCTCCCCACCGCCACTAAAGCTAACCTGGTGAAGAATGGTGGATTCGAGGAGGGCCCTCATATCCTGTTGAACTCCTCCCACGGCGTGCTCCTCCCTCCGAAGCAGGAGGACTCCACCTCGCCCCTCCCGGGGTGGATCATCGAGTCCCTCAAGGCCGTCAAGTTCATAGACTCCAACCATTTCAACGTCCCCTCGGGCAAATCTGCTGTGGAGCTCGTAGCCGGGAGAGAGAGCGCCATAGCTCAAGTCATCAGAACCGTCCCCAACAAAGCCTACAGCCTCAAGTTCGCGGTGGGGGATGCGAAGAACGGGTGCCATGGATCCATGATGGTCGAGGCGTTTGCAGCCAATGCCACCATGAAGGCTCCCTTTAAATCTCAAGGGAAGGGCAAGTTTGAAGGGTTCAGCTTCAGATTCACGGCGACGTCGGATCGGACCAGGTTGACTTTCTTCAGCTCGTTCTACCATACAAAGGTTCAAGACTATGGAAGTCTGTGTGGGCCTGTTCTTGATCAAGTCGAGGTTCTTCCTCTTAAGATGTGA
- the LOC130998561 gene encoding uncharacterized protein LOC130998561 codes for MNCLVWNCRGLGNQPTVRQLVWLVKQKKPDLVFIMESKLFATDWTPVLLKLGFLNHFLVDCDCDGAGRKGGLGLLWSEELKVDIKSSSLHHILATVDNHLDPVWDFCGIYGWSRMEDHHLTWTLMTSLLVEVGERWLCGGDFNETLFHFEKKGGNMKPDARLNTFRSTVDACGLVDLGFVGDPYTWTNNQKGKDHILERLDRCFGNEAWMETFPGYMVSYLLRKSSDHRPLLLSVKSSGEEEKPHPRPFRFEAMWFKDERCKPLCSRLWEMGGRTDSAMDLHLKMEAMGVELKNWEKAEFSNIRKRCADLRKELDDLQKHFNDSDSKDQ; via the coding sequence ATGAATTGCTTGGTTTGGAACTGTCGGGGGCTTGGGAACCAACCGACAGTTCGTCAGCTTGTTTGGCTTGTCAAACAAAAGAAGCCCGATTTGGTGTTCATTATGGAATCTAAACTTTTTGCAACTGATTGGACACCGGTTCTGTTGAAGCTTGGTTTTCTGAATCATTTTTTGGTTGACTGTGATTGTGATGGTGCTGGTAGAAAAGGTGGCTTGGGATTGTTGTGGTCGGAAGAGCTAAAAGTCGACATCAAATCTTCCTCTCTACATCACATTTTGGCAACTGTTGATAACCATTTGGATCCGGTTTGGGATTTCTGCGGCATTTACGGGTGGAGCCGGATGGAGGATCATCATCTGACTTGGACCCTTATGACTTCTCTTCTGGTGGAAGTGGGCGAAAGGTGGCTCTGTGGAGGCGATTTTAATGAGACTTTGTTTCACTTTGAAAAAAAAGGGGGCAATATGAAACCGGATGCGCGCCTTAATACTTTCCGATCGACTGTAGACGCTTGTGGTCTTGTAGATTTGGGTTTTGTTGGAGATCCTTACACCTGGACCAACAATCAAAAGGGGAAAGATCATATTCTTGAAAGGTTAGATCGCTGCTTTGGGAATGAGGCATGGATGGAAACTTTCCCGGGATATATGGTTTCATATCTCTTGCGCAAATCCAGTGATCATCGCCCTTTACTGCTCTCTGTGAAAAGTTCTGGAGAGGAAGAGAAGCCTCATCCTAGACCTTTTCGTTTTGAAGCTATGTGGTTCAAGGATGAGAGATGTAAACCTTTGTGCAGCCGTTTGTGGGAGATGGGTGGGCGAACTGATTCAGCTATGGACCTTCATCTTAAGATGGAGGCGATGGGAGTTGAACTTAAAAATTGGGAAAAGGCGGAGTTCAGTAATATTAGAAAGCGCTGCGCTGATCTTAGGAAAGAGTTAGATGATCTTCAAAAACACTTTAATGACTCTGATTCCAAAGATCAGTAG